One Eurosta solidaginis isolate ZX-2024a chromosome 5, ASM4086904v1, whole genome shotgun sequence DNA segment encodes these proteins:
- the LOC137233757 gene encoding protein lifeguard 1-like — protein MHAFSESQTFNSNNIGNTVPNVMFDNTMPNFSEMSVRDGENLNMTNTVTMDPKMNAGHQEALPTYSVDNSIQQFEIPDPIIRRAFSRKVFTYLLIQHILMLPIIEIFIVCFEPFSYATVEGIRGVILCCLIVFYFFSDMRRYAPMNIAAFVVVTLLVAIEAGSLATGIQSQLAIFPHLIIILQILAIIAYSEQTRYKFSIINAILLVLIISIAGHYLAEIIYHFSAIEVKYGLVSFTTYRAAYIVYDMHLMLSGHHGYILQPDEYIFAATNVYADLINLFWRIFRFLIITPVVTIYKFLVGCCFAEVC, from the exons atgcacGCATTCAGTGAATCTCAAACTTTTAATTCAAATAATATCGGCAACACTGTGCCAAATGTTATGTTCGATAATACGATGCCAAATTTTAGTGAAATGTCGGTTCGAGATGGAG AAAATTTGAATATGACAAACACTGTTACAATGGACCCCAAAATGAATGCCGGTCATCAGGAAGCTTTACCAACGTATTCAGTTGATAATAGCATTCAACAATTCGAAATACCGGATCCAATTATAAGACGTGCATTTAGTCGTAAAGTTTTTACTTATTTACTG ATTCAGCATATTTTAATGTTGCCAATAATTGAAATATTCATTGTTTGTTTTGAACCATTTTCCTATGCAACTGTTGAAGGAATTCGTGGAGTAATTTTATGCTGCTTGattgtattttatttctttaGTGATATGCGACGTTATGCACCTATGAATATTGcagcttttgttgttgtaacatTACTTGTAGCTATTGAAGCCGGTTCTTTAGCAACCGGGATACAATCTCAGCTA GCCATTTTTCCGCATCTTataataattttacaaattttagcTATAATTGCGTATTCAGAACAAACTCGTTATAAATTTAGTATAATCAATGCTATTTTATTAGTTCTCATCATATCAATAGCCGGACATTATCTTGCGGAGATTATATATCATTTCTCCGCAATTGAAGTCAAATATGGACTAGTGTCCTTCACAACTTACCGTGCGGCGTACATCGTTTACGATATGCATCTTATGTTAAGTGGACATCATGGATACATTTTGCAACCAGACGAATATATTTTCGCAGCTACGAATGTGTACGCAGATTTAATTAATCTTTTTTGGCGCATTTTTAGATTTTTAATAATAACACCTGTAGTtactatatataaatttttagttGGATGTTGCTTTGCTGAAGTATGTTAA